A region of the Pricia mediterranea genome:
ATGCCCAGGAAGAAATCGACCTGATGGAGCGTCTTTTTTTCGATGCCTATCGTTTGGGCGAACTTGGGGCCGACATTTCATTGGCGGAACCCGTCTTGCGCAACGCCAACATGATCAGCATGGACGCCCGAGCCGTACGTGCCAGCGAAATAGGACTATCCGAAAATTTTTCACCCAATGGATTTACGGGCCGCGAAATCTGTGCCATAGCGCGATACGCCGGTATTAGCGATAAGGTCAACATCTTTGGGGTCTATGAGATGGAAAATACGGTACAGTCCGCCCAGCTTATGGCACAAATTATCTGGTATTTTATCGAAGGGTTCAACTTTCGGGTCACCGAATCGCCTTTCGAGCGTGCCGACGATTTTACCAAGTACAATGTACCCACCGATATCGAGCAACTCGTCTTTTATAACAGTCATCTTACCGATAGATGGTGGATCGAGGTGCCGTCCATTCTTTCCCCACACACTAAAACGGACAATCCCGCGTTATTACCCTGCACCAAAAACGACTATCTAGAGGCTTGTAATCAGACCATTCCGGAAAGGTGGTATAAAGCCTACAGAAAAGGATTTAATTGAAGTGAAAAAAATCAAGTATAATAGACTGCGATACAATAATTTCATCAAATCACAGTTTTAGAGAGTAGAATAAAAGCATTTTTTTTACAGTCAATAATCAGAATCGAAATTTAACCTAAAGTATGAAAAAGCTATTGTTATCATCTATAGCGTTTGTTTTTTTGCTCAGCAGTTGCGGATCAGGAACAAAAGGAGAGCTAGTAGGGGCAAAGGGCAAAAAATGGTACCCGGAAAAACCTTACGGGATGGAACTGATTCCACGGGGGGCGTTCATCATGGGTAAATCCGAGGAGGATCAGGCCAAGCTTATGAACGCACCTACAAAAACGGTAACCGTTAGATCGTTCTACATGGATGATACTGAGATAACGAACAGCGAATACCGCCAGTTTGTCGAGTGGGTGAAGGATTCCATCACCCGAACTAAATTGGCCGTTTTGGCCGACGAACTCAGCATCGGCCCAGAAGAGGGAGGTATCGGTGATTACGCTTTTAAAGATGCCGACACAACTAAATTATCCGCTTACGACAAGTATATGTTGGAAAACTATGTCGGAATGGGCGACAATTTTTATGAGGGAAGGGCCTTGAACAAAGATCAAGAACTAATTTGGGACATTTCGGAATATCCCGATGAATATTATACCGAGATCATGGTCGACTCCCTCTATATTCCCGAAGAGGAATCGTACAACGGGCAAAGAACTTTCGATGTCACCAAGTTAAAGTACAAATACAGCTGGATGGATATCGAAGCAGCGGCCAGAGCCAAGACCGGTAGCAGGAAAGATTTTATCCGTCAAGAAGAATTGGAAATCTATCCCGATACCACGGTTTGGATACGGGATTTCGAATATTCGTACAACGAACCCATGCACAACGACTATTTCTGGCACGATGCCTACAGTGATTATCCTGTGGTAGGCGTCTCTTGGGCACAGGCCAGGGCTTTTTGTAATTGGAGGACGAAGTTTAAGAACGACGACCAGAAAAGTCGTGGCAAGCAGTTTGTCAACCAGTTCCGGTTACCTACGGAGGCGGAATGGGAATATGCGGCCAGAGGCGGTATCGAAAGCGGTACCTATCCGTGGGGAGGACCCTATGTCATCAGTGACACCGGTTGCTTCATGGCCAATTTCAAGCCGCAGCGCGGTGACTACGCGGCCGATGAAGCCCTTTATACGGTAGAAGCGAAATCTTACGAGCCAAACGATTTCAACCTGTACAATATGGCCGGAAATGTATCGGAATGGACGAACTCAAGTTATGACCCCGCCTCTTACGATTACGTATCTACCATGAACCCGAATGGCGGGGACCGGGCGAACGAGCGAAAAGTGATCCGCGGTGGATCTTGGAAAGACGTTGCCTACTTCTTGCAGGTAAGTACCCGTGATTACGAATATGCAGACTCCGCACGTAGCTATATCGGTTTCCGAACGGTACAGGACTACATGGGTGAGGAAGACTCTACCCAGTAAGCAGTAGCAGTCTCGGCAGGTAATAGCCGCTTGTCAGTAAGTAGCAATAAGTAGTAAGAAAGAATTTAATAACTAGTAATCAATAATTCATCATCCGGCCAGTTTTCAAATACACCCCCCGAACGGCCAACGGGAAAAACCAAATCTTTTTAATTCAGTTTAATTAAATCTTAAATTATGGCACAGTCAAAATCAACAAAGAAATTATTCAACATGGCCTATGGCCTTGGGGCATCGGTAGTGATTATCGGGGCGTTGTTCAAGATCCTGCATTGGGAGTTCGGTCCCTTGACCGGTGGCCTATTGCTGGCGGTGGGTCTGATTACCGAGGCATTGATTTTTGCCATCAGTGCGTTCGAGCCTGTCGATGATGAAGTCGATTGGTCGCTGGTGTATCCCGAATTGACGGGTGGGGCTGCCTCTCAGGCGAAGACCAACGAAATGGCGGAGATAAAGGAAGCTGAAGCTTCTTTGTCGGCCAAATTGGACAATCTATTGAAGGAGGCCGGTGTGGATGCCAATTTGATGGAAAGTCTGGGGTCCAGCATCCGTAATTTCGAGGGTGCCGCAAAAGGTATTGCGCCAACCGTAGATGCTATGGAATCTACCAAGAAATATTCCGATGAGATGGTACAGGCCGCAAGTCAAATGGAATCCCTGAACAGCCTGTATAAGGTACAGCTCGAGAGTGCGAGCAAACAGGCCACGGTCAATGAAGAAGTAGTGCAGAACGCCAGCGCGCTTAAAGATCAGATGGAATCCTTGGCAACCAACCTTTCTTCGTTGAACGGAGTATATGGAAATATGTTGACCGCAATGAACCGTAACTAATTAGATGTTAATTCATCCCAAATCGAATAAGTAAACCAATCTAATTAGAAAACAATATGGCTTCAGGAAAAGAAACGCCACGTCAGAAGATGATCAACCTTATGTATTTGATCTTCATCGCGATGTTGGCCCTAAACATGAGCAAAGAAGTACTGGCCGCGTTCGGTATCATGAACGAAAAGCTAGAGGCTTCCAACGAAAAGATGGAGTCGAGTAACGAGAATTACTTGGCCAATCTTGAGATTAAGGCAGAGGAGGATCCCAAAAAATATGAGGAACTTTATACAGATGCCCAACGCATAAAAGAACTGTCCGCCGATTACAATAGCTATCTGGCTACTTTGAAGTCCGAATTGATGGAGGGCGTAGATGATCCGAAGGATTACGCGGTGATGGACAAGTCCGACTATCTGGACCAAAAATTCTTTCAGGGCGACAACCTCGCCGAAGGCGGAGAGGAATTCATGAAGCGACTGAACGACTACCGCACCCAAGTTGCGGCCATTGTTCCCGAAGGATTGAAGGCTTCTGTTAAGGCCCGTTTCGAGACCGGGGATGCCAACGGCAAGGTCGAAAAGCGCGACGGTACCAAGCAAGACTGGATCAACTACCACTACGAAGGTTTTCCACAGGTGGCTTCCCTGGCTAAGTTGACCGCTTTACAGGCCGATGTACAAGCCACTGAAGAGTCCGCCTTAAAAGCGATGCTCGAAGGCGAGCTGAGCAGCCAAGTATCCTTGGAGAATTTTAAGACCGCCCTGTTTACCGAAAAATCGGCTTATTACGCCGGAGAAAAATTCGACGGTAAGATCGGAATCAGCAAAACTGACGAGTCCTCTAAGCCGGTCAAGGCCGATTTGACCTTGGATGGTAGAAAACTTTCCGAAGGATCGGACTATCGATTGGAAGAAGGTGGAGTGCAGCTATTGATCGGAACCGGAAATGCCGGGGATCACGAAATCAAGGGTACACTGTACTTCCAGCAAGATGGCGAGGAAATCGAAGTGCCGGTGAGCAACAGCTTTGCCGTGATCAGCAAGCCGAACGCCGCTTTGATCGCCGCCGACAAGATGAACGTTGTCTATCGAGGTGT
Encoded here:
- a CDS encoding formimidoylglutamase — encoded protein: MAFDFLTPVENKVLVHGEKLPAQALGKHLKIHTEQDGLPDLESVSIALIGVRESRNAVEEKPEKLDLATIRIELYTLFLGNWSSNLADMGTIEEGETVEDTYFVVRNAVAELLRQDIVPVIIGATQDITYPAYRAFDGIKELVNLVAVDSRFDFGMDDELISSHSYMSKIITEKPNNLFNFSNIGYQSYFNAQEEIDLMERLFFDAYRLGELGADISLAEPVLRNANMISMDARAVRASEIGLSENFSPNGFTGREICAIARYAGISDKVNIFGVYEMENTVQSAQLMAQIIWYFIEGFNFRVTESPFERADDFTKYNVPTDIEQLVFYNSHLTDRWWIEVPSILSPHTKTDNPALLPCTKNDYLEACNQTIPERWYKAYRKGFN
- the gldK gene encoding gliding motility lipoprotein GldK yields the protein MKKLLLSSIAFVFLLSSCGSGTKGELVGAKGKKWYPEKPYGMELIPRGAFIMGKSEEDQAKLMNAPTKTVTVRSFYMDDTEITNSEYRQFVEWVKDSITRTKLAVLADELSIGPEEGGIGDYAFKDADTTKLSAYDKYMLENYVGMGDNFYEGRALNKDQELIWDISEYPDEYYTEIMVDSLYIPEEESYNGQRTFDVTKLKYKYSWMDIEAAARAKTGSRKDFIRQEELEIYPDTTVWIRDFEYSYNEPMHNDYFWHDAYSDYPVVGVSWAQARAFCNWRTKFKNDDQKSRGKQFVNQFRLPTEAEWEYAARGGIESGTYPWGGPYVISDTGCFMANFKPQRGDYAADEALYTVEAKSYEPNDFNLYNMAGNVSEWTNSSYDPASYDYVSTMNPNGGDRANERKVIRGGSWKDVAYFLQVSTRDYEYADSARSYIGFRTVQDYMGEEDSTQ
- the gldL gene encoding gliding motility protein GldL — encoded protein: MAQSKSTKKLFNMAYGLGASVVIIGALFKILHWEFGPLTGGLLLAVGLITEALIFAISAFEPVDDEVDWSLVYPELTGGAASQAKTNEMAEIKEAEASLSAKLDNLLKEAGVDANLMESLGSSIRNFEGAAKGIAPTVDAMESTKKYSDEMVQAASQMESLNSLYKVQLESASKQATVNEEVVQNASALKDQMESLATNLSSLNGVYGNMLTAMNRN
- the gldM gene encoding gliding motility protein GldM, with amino-acid sequence MASGKETPRQKMINLMYLIFIAMLALNMSKEVLAAFGIMNEKLEASNEKMESSNENYLANLEIKAEEDPKKYEELYTDAQRIKELSADYNSYLATLKSELMEGVDDPKDYAVMDKSDYLDQKFFQGDNLAEGGEEFMKRLNDYRTQVAAIVPEGLKASVKARFETGDANGKVEKRDGTKQDWINYHYEGFPQVASLAKLTALQADVQATEESALKAMLEGELSSQVSLENFKTALFTEKSAYYAGEKFDGKIGISKTDESSKPVKADLTLDGRKLSEGSDYRLEEGGVQLLIGTGNAGDHEIKGTLYFQQDGEEIEVPVSNSFAVISKPNAALIAADKMNVVYRGVANPMSISIPGIPNNKVSASAPGLKKVSGSKYIMNPQQGRTVKITASGVLPDGQRISTPAEFRIKDIPRPAGTVSKQDGSVKMPRNNMEIATIGAMLEDFDFDLNIAVSGFKFKVPGQPTVSVNGNKLNGMAKTALKRAKRGDVVQVFDINAYITNNKSYKLKKVSPVVVEITN